A window of Echeneis naucrates chromosome 13, fEcheNa1.1, whole genome shotgun sequence contains these coding sequences:
- the maml2 gene encoding mastermind-like protein 2, with product MGEATPAQSAAGTFVPMLGVGLGTMPGGVGSGPVVATSRGSAVPQLHSAIVERLRARIELCRRHHSTCENRYQRGQAETSDREHESTLHLLNIVHQGPGNRKAKGSRGSNQQPPEYSRSNGEQKGSEGEQKLSTRIALQGSLRRKIEGHAPGHLPKPNGLTCGFSGSDFKRARVDAGGLGHGPCNHNLTQSHALQGSSGMGIQRKNYMMPHGVGSDIFNMTLKEMKKEPTEVQSCGQSNTEMIFDFKDEAGGQIDPDLQDLFDELTKTVPPLNDLEFEKMLKQDDAFGLDLGRPNSAGAAASLCSPMEKPIKTEHSPDFGQVHCGSPQLRPASAGPSFTLTSTSPTTTSQKANAQAGHPRALPCWPEISHAEQLKQMAANQQQPSSLLHHHHQPPPVGLTSWSPAMSTHSSTSSFPQDKVSSPAPLIQQRISNQSKGITNCLFKSNGHTGSHHLDMKVLSTKPTLHFSPKAPHSASQPMPIMASSVNKTAAQQQQQSPSTGQNQPHSALHFQNQQISTSGALCLQPKSVPAGLPFKLSQQRQAVPPGPRLPANGGLGVMSAQPQPRAPAPSTQQKGPAKTQAMQRQLNQQQHTFNNSDKDSTHDQFSRHLTRPPPDYKQSRSMVGLQQGNIFTGQNSSQSSSNGPENDLQSMSCHLPGGSGSKMSPSPSDRRFSIGADCHPSSCISQFQQHSSQNRIGLNQNKPKFLGPNTQGGSFGMNSIAGVQHSRTTADMHSAGVPGQGLGGLMTNVNMGWGAANKQLTTGLGVRRLPNPLQSQGAQLDMPNHPYQQRHIGPPNQVAPDIGMLPLNPSIRDTGPRPCQPMMGSPSAGGNLNQASPEQRVPAGSFAEPSPSSSSYQNNRANRLTFDFLPEGDNTVPGINTDSDFIDSLLKSGSGNDDWMKDINLDEILGSHS from the exons ATGGGAGAGGCGACCCCCGCTCAGTCTGCCGCGGGGACCTTCGTGCCCATGCTGGGCGTCGGATTGGGGACGATGCCCGGCGGGGTCGGGAGCGGACCGGTGGTGGCCACCTCCAGAGGCTCGGCGGTGCCGCAGCTGCACAGCGCCATCGTGGAGCGTCTGCGCGCCCGCATCGAGCTGTGCAGGAGGCACCACTCCACCTGCGAGAACCGCTACCAGCGGGGTCAGGCCGAGACCTCGGACCGGGAACACGAGAGCACGCTCCACCTGCTCAACATAGTCCACCAGGGGCCCGGGAACCGAAAGGCGAAGGGCAGCCGGGGATCGAACCAGCAACCCCCGGAGTACAGCAGGTCCAACGGAGAGCAGAAGGGCTCCGAGGGCGAGCAGAAGCTCTCCACGCGTATCGCG cttcAGGGATCTTTGCGAAGGAAGATTGAGGGGCATGCACCAGGACACTTACCAAAGCCAAATGGGCTCACCTGTGGTTTCTCTGGATCAGACTTTAAAAGGGCCCGTGTGGATGCTGGTGGTCTTGGACATGGGCCTTGCAACCATAACCTCACCCAGTCTCACGCTCTTCAAGGGTCTTCAGGCATGGGCATACAGAGGAAAAATTACATGATGCCCCATGGAGTGGGGTCAGACATATTCAACATGACcctgaaagaaatgaaaaaagagccCACTGAGGTCCAGTCTTGTGGCCAGTCGAACACAGAGATGATTTTTGACTTTAAAGATGAAGCTGGTGGTCAGATTGACCCAGATCTCCAGGATCTCTTTGATGAGCTGACAAAGACGGTGCCCCCGCTGAACGACCTGGAGTTTGAGAAGATGCTGAAGCAGGATGATGCTTTCGGTTTGGATCTGGGTCGGCCGAACTCAGCAGGCGCAGCTGCTAGTCTGTGTTCCCCGATGGAGAAGCCAATCAAAACTGAGCATTCCCCAGATTTCGGCCAGGTTCACTGCGGCTCACCGCAGCTTCGGCCGGCATCAGCAGGGCCCTCTTTCACATTGACCAGCACCTCTCCTACCACCACCTCACAGAAAGCTAACGCTCAGGCGGGACACCCCAGAGCCTTGCCCTGCTGGCCGGAAATATCTCACGCAGAACAGCTGAAACAGATGGCAGCTAACCAGCAACAGCCGAGCTCCCTGCTacatcaccaccaccaaccGCCACCTGTGGGATTGACCAGCTGGTCTCCCGCCATGAGCACCCACTCTTCCACCAGCAGCTTCCCCCAGGACAAGGTCTCCAGCCCAGCCCCCCTTATCCAGCAGAGGATCAGCAACCAGAGTAAAGGGATCACCAACTGCCTCTTCAAGTCAAATGGCCACACTGGCTCCCATCATTTGGACATGAAGGTTCTCAGCACCAAGCCCACACTGCATTTCAGTCCCAAAGCTCCCCATTCTGCCAGTCAGCCAATGCCCATCATGGCAAGCTCAGTGAACAAAACTgcagcccagcagcagcagcagtcaccaTCGACGGGCCAGAATCAGCCTCATTCAGCTCTGCATTTCCAGAACCAACAGATCTCCACGTCAGGAGCCCTTTGTCTGCAACCCAAGTCTGTGCCTGCTGGGCTGCCGTTCAAACTGTCACAGCAACGGCAG GCCGTTCCCCCTGGTCCAAGGCTGCCCGCTAATGGAGGCTTAGGAGTCATGTCAGCCCAGCCGCAGCCACGGGCCCCGGCACCCAGCACCCAGCAGAAAGGCCCAGCCAAAACACAGGCCATGCAGCGACAGCTTAACCAACAGCAGCACACCTTTAACAACTCA GACAAAGACAGTACACATGATCAATTCAGCCGTCATCTCACAAGACCTCCCCCCGATTATAAGCAGTCTAGAAGTATGGTGGGGCTCCAGCAAGGAAATATCTTCACAG GCCAGAACTCCTCCCAATCTTCCAGCAACGGTCCAGAGAATGACCTGCAGTCAATGTCGTGTCACTTGCCTGGGGGTTCTGGTTCAAAGATGAGTCCGTCACCGTCAGACCGCCGCTTTAGTATTGGCGCCGACTGTCATCCGAGCTCTTGCATTAGTCAgttccagcagcacagcagtcAGAATCGCATTGGACTAAATCAAAATAAACCCAAGTTCCTGGGACCGAACACACAGGGCGGCTCCTTCGGGATGAACAGCATAGCAGGTGTCCAACATTCGAGAACAACAGCTGACATGCATTCTGCGGGGGTGCCGGGACAGGGTCTCGGAGGCTTGATGACAAATGTCAACATGGGCTGGGGCGCGGCCAACAAGCAGTTGACAACTGGACTTGGCGTTAGGAGGTTACCCAACCCACTGCAGTCACAGGGCGCACAGCTTGACATGCCAAACCACCCGTACCAACAAAGGCACATCGGCCCACCAAACCAGGTAGCGCCGGACATCGGGATGCTCCCCCTTAACCCTTCAATAAGAGACACGGGCCCAAGACCATGCCAGCCAATGATGGGCTCTCCGTCGGCGGGGGGAAATCTGAACCAAGCTTCTCCCGAACAGAGAGTGCCAGCAGGCAGCTTTGCCGAGCCCAGTCCCAGTTCCAGCAGCTACCAGAATAACAGAGCCAACCGCCTGACCTTTGACTTCCTGCCCGAGGGAGACAATACAGTTCCTGGGATTAACACAGACTCAGACTTTATAGACTCTTTGCTGAAGTCTGGCTCTGGGAATGATGACTGGATGAAAGACATAAATTTGGATGAGATTCTTGGTAGTCACTCTTGA